The genome window ctggctaaggggccgttcacatgaagcctcttttgcgcactcaagtttgttatttcaaatgtagacgcgtggtatgcgcgctcgtaatggaagcgacgcggtgcgacacgctcgttttttccaggcgcgtccgcgccgcatcgagataaaaacatctcaacttttcaaaattccgcaagctcaccgcaggccatgtgacatgaaccaaccaatcagcttcatcctttcctttaataaaattgaaagcacagccaagttggatgaacgccgcatcctccaactccgggcagccttccttatctctcccacttgccatttctacacgtgacgtaacctgcagcactgcacttttactgtctctatgtctacacacacctcttatttcacgcaaaaaggacactcacgaggctacattgcgcatgcgttgaaccgttgaaccgtgcgacgcacacgcgcaccgaaccgagacaagcgaaccgaacggttcggttgtttttcatgtaccgtgccacccctaatatgtatgtgtgtgtacacatttaattgtattagttattttactatttttacacaTATGTATTCATTTCAATTTGTCACCAAAGCAACATTTTGCTGTAAATGTAATTGTTTCTCAGTTTGTTCAGTGTGATATTAAAATGTTGTTCTGACCTGTGTTTTCAGGATTACATCTGTCCGCGGTGTGAATCTGGATTCATTGAAGAGTTACCTGAAGAGGGAAGGTAAAGTACTGACCTGCTGCTGTGGATCTGGAGAagttattcatttaaaaatgttgtattgaCAAAATTTGTTTCTCTGAAAGGGATTCCACATCAGGAAACCGGTGTCAAATTGATTTCCTTAACAGGATGAAGGCATTTTAGCTCTAAACACTGATTTTTACATGCATTAGATTTCCTATCACATTTTTTGTTAAAGCTGAGTTTCCTAATTATATACATttgctatttgtgaccctggatcacaagaGTAGTCTTAAgtagctggggtatatttgtagcaaaaatagccaaaaaaacacCATTGTAAGGGTTAaacttatcgatttttcttttatgccaaaaatcattaggatattaatcctaccttaaatatattaaaaaatattttttgattagtaatatgcattgctaacaacttcatttgaacaactttaaaggtgattttctcaataattagattttttggcaccctcagattccagattttcaaatagttgtatctcagccaaattttgtcctatcctaacaaatcataaatcaatggagagcttatttattgtaaatataaatgtataaatttttgacttttgaccttatgactggttttgtggtccagggtgacattaaccatttttaaaaattaatttctctctttctttgcatccttttctttcttttttttttcagttcagaGAATGGGTCCACATCTACAGCCTCTAATGATCAGAATCGACCTTCGTTTGAGGTGAGCTGTCATCCCCTGGATCTCTGTAACTGCTTTTGGCTGCTGAGGTCACTTGGCATTCAAAGTTTGATCCATGTATATTGAGTAAAAAATGAGATTTCATGCCCAGAATGCAAACTTTGACATTATGCATTTAACAGCTGCTATTATCCAGTGCAACATACATTTTTAGACTATTATAGTTATTCGATGCAAGCATGCAAATCATCATCAAATTATTAAAAGCAGTGTAGAATATTCTCCCAGGCCTCCAGTTTTGCATAGAAAACCGCAGACGCCACATTAAGAAAATCATGAACGCTTTACCTCTGACCCGTCAGAATGTGGACCAGCACTTGTTTACGTTCCCACATGGTTACGGGCAGTTTGCTCTGGGGATCTTCGATGAGGGCTTCGACTTCAGGGGGGGTTTGCCAGCGGAAGACAACCGTGATGCCGAGAACCGCAGAGAACGGGAGATGGCCTCACGACAGCGCTATGGGGCGAGACAGCCACGGGGACGACACGTTCCCCGGAGACAAGGGGCACGGCATGAGGGTGTACCCACTTTAGAAGGGTAAGAATTCAGGAGATGGCAATGTACTGCAGATTTATTCAGTTGCGTTTGCATTTTGAATTATTGTAGATTTTAAATTTATTGAAGATCTGTCTTTTCTGAATTCCAACTATGACGGAAACTAATCAGGACGTTCTAAGGAATTTAAAAATGATTGTGAGTGATTTCCAGACCTAGAAATGTCaaggtaataaataaaaaatacacatatacactgctgctcaaaagtttgggatcagtaagatttttaatgttttttttaaagaattcgtATATgcgcatcaaggctgcatttacttgatcaaaaatacagaaaaaaatattattacagtttaaaataatggtgttctatattaatgtattttaaaatagaatttattcctgtgatgcaaagctgattatttttttatcagccattacttcagttttcagtgtcacatgattcttaaaaatcattctaacatgctgattaattactgttattatcaatgttggaaacagttgtgctacttaatatttttttaaacctgtgattcttttttcatttttcttgatgaataaaaggcaaaaattaaCAGCATTGATTCAAAAGCTAAATCTTTTCTAttaatataagtctttgctatcactttttttatcaatttaacacatccttggtgaataaaagtattaatttctttcaaaaaaaagaaaagaaagaagaacaatttactgaccccaaacttttagataGTATTTATGtcgttactattttaaataaacactgttcttttcaactttttatttgttaaagcgtcctggccaaaaaaaatcacaggttccaacaaaataataagcagcaccacagttttcaacattgataataaatgagcatattagaatgatttctgaaggatcatgtgacactgaagactggagtaatgatgctgaaaaatcagctttgtatcacaggaataaattacattttaaaatatattcacatagaaaaccagttattttaaattgaaatagtacattttctttctgtatttttgagcaaataaatgcaaccttgatgagcataagaaacgtctttaaaaaaacattaaaaatcgtactaatcccaaacttttaaacggcagtgtatatttctaaatatatatataaaaataatatatataaatattgtggttttaaacacattttgtaatttgtattttttttctagttATACTCAGCTTTTTATGATGGTAGACTCTTTAATTCCTTACCTAGTGATCAACTTTAGAAAATTAATTTGGTCTAAAGGTGTGGTGAGCCCTGTTTCATTAAATACTATTACTTGTGTAATAATATACTATGGCTATTACTGTAGACAAGAGTTGCGTAAACTTTTTAATATGAAAGGCCAAAAATTTAATTTGCCATTGGCCAAAAGGattaaatatttcattatttccaactatattatattaaaatgtttaaaattaaaataaaaaaatgctgaaattatTATTCCAATTATTATAATCACTCATGTGAATTTTATGTGAATGCAAAATaagggggtaaaaaaaaaatacttggaaCAAAACATGCTTTTGAAGCATTTCTTAATTTCTAATTTATatgtatgttttaatatttttctaaAGGTCATAATGCAGGCCTTGGTTTGGGTATCTCTGCTGTGCAGTAATAATAAAGTATATATGTTTGTCGGTGTGTTGCAAGttttaaaactgaaattaaatgtttttgttacattagaattttttttttcacagaatcaTTCAGCAATTAGTTAATGGAATTATTGCTCCGACAGCTATGCCAAACATGGCGATGGGGCCATGGTAAGCCCCTTGTCTCATTTTGCATCATTTCTCAGTGTTTGATAAACCACAGCTGATCACTGTGCTCTAAACTGCTGTCCTACAGGGGAATGCTGCACTCGAACCCAATGGACTATGCATGGGGTGCCAATGGATTAGATGCCATCATAACACAGGTCCTCATGTGgcttattgctttattttataaCCACAAGCAGTATGAAACTCTACAGAGCCCCATGTTCCTACAttagtgcatttaaaaaaacagtattatcaTATACTTATTTTTTTGTCCCTGTTGTCTTGCAGTTATTAAATCAGTTTGAAAATACGGGTCCCCCTCCGGCAGACAAAGAGAAGATTAAGAATCTCCCTACAGTCCAGATAACACAGGAGCACGTGGGTAAGAACACAGACGTCTGATACTTGACCACACACTGCTGGAGCATTAGTTGATCTGTGTTTCATGTTTTAGCAGAGGTGATTTCTCAGAGAGGGTTTTGTATACTGACAGCATGATATGCTTTAGCTTTAGACTTCCCACATGGTAAAACCCTCTTTGAAGTGCTGCATCTCTAAATGAATCTGCTTTTAAAGCATTGTCGCTGCAGCCGGCAAAAACACTGCTTTTGTAAATAATTTACACCTTCTAGTTCAAACTTCAGGCCTGTTTTTGTGCAATAAGatgtattaataaaatattaaacatgtctaatataaaaaaatatgttatacacacacacacacacacacacacacacacacacacacacacacacacacacacacacacacacacacacacacatagagactagggatgtaacaatatcaaaatcccaCAATATGATAATATTGTGATATGAAGGCTATGATAccatatttattgcaatatttgaaaaaaagacaaattttacAAAGTTacaattttatacattttcaagttaaattattctatctaatgcactttgaaagtttgaaaattaagagctctcagtctaaattacaatcacactggtgttttagtaagccaaataaattaaaataaaataataataataacatcaaTGAGCATTATAGCCAtatgcactgcaaaataaattaaaatgattatttcataggtatatcattacatttacattacatttagacatttagcagacacttttatccaaagcgacttacaacaGAGGACagtggaagcaatcaaaaacaacaaaagagcaataacatgcactgttagacatttcaaaggatttttacagtaacttagtgttgccagtaagttactgtaattaGGATTTACAGTACCCAACTGTATTTCAGTTTACAGTAAGACGCTGTAGTAATGTACTGCcatatattattgtaattcattgttttgtatatagatttcattaaattttataatttttatgtaGAATTAATTTTATAGGTACTACTGACATTCAATTCAAACAGACACATTTTTTCCAAAATAtcacattctttatttaaacattgCATATATAACACTGAAAAATACACAGTCTTCCAATGCTGGAACACTGCATCTTGACTATTTCTCCCATCTAAGGCATTCCAGCAACACCTTTGCTCACCATCCACTTTGTTACATAGAAAAAATTTGTTCcctgaaagaaaaaacaaaacagaaattacacatttgtaaaagacaaacccccatatggaatacacaaacctctcaaaatcatagtgaagTTCTTCTCTTACCATGAATTATTAGTCCCAGCGTGGCTGGCCtgctcctgaaaaaaaaaaatctaacgtTAATTCTAAAACTAGAAAGGCAGCTAGTCATAAAACTTTTGTTTAACCTAGTTAACATATGATTTTTGTTTTCTCATCAACGTAGAATTCTAAAATTCTACGAATaagaattttaaatatattttaagaactacactttttgcctggaagacctatcgtttcatatcatcatgtgactTCGATAATgttgagacagttttgctatcgcgataccacgatattgataatatcgttacatcTCTAATAAATACAGTGTAGATAGTATATACagtaagtacacacacacacacacacacacacacacacacacactacagtttaaaagtttgaggtcactaagatttaaaaaaaagaaattaatatttttattcagcaaggatgcattaaattgattaaaagtgacactaaagacatttataatgttacataaaatttctgtttcaaataaatgctgttcttttgcaaCCTTTTCTTTTCAGAGAAGAAATTTAAAGGATCCTACAAAATTAAATACATCAGATTCCACacaaatattgggcagcacaactgttttcaacattgctaataatcagtaatgtttcttgagcagcaaatcagcatattagaaatatttagtaataaggatcatgtgatactgaagactggagtaattatgctgaaaattcatctttgcatcacaggaataaaggcaaggcaagtttaatTATATAGAACATTTCATACACAGTGGTAATTCAAagttaaaataatcataaaaaaataaacaaataatcacaacaataaaaacaaagaatttaagaacatttaaaatgatttaaaaattgatttaaaattaattaaaaccgTTAAGAATAAAAATCattatacataaaatacagtgcaatcagtttaataaattacaatttacaacatagaaaacagctattttaaattgtaaaaaaaaaaaaaaaacaaacaaacacaatattactgttttactgtatttttgatcaaataattgttgCCTTTGTGAGCAGAGGAGGTTTTTTACAAAATCATTAGAAATCttatgaccccaaacttttgaatggcagtgtgcaTGAAACAAATAACACTTAAACAATACCACGATAAATAATTCTCTATTCATTCAAACAACTATGTACTGTATATTTTCACATCCTCAATTTACACTCATTATCAGAATTGTGATGATGTGCTGGATTGTGATGTTGATGCTTCCTGTTTCggatgtgtgtttgtttttgtggttCAGGTGCTGGTCTAGAGTGTCCTGTCTGTAAAGAAGACTACAGCGCAGGAGAGAACGTTAGACAACTTCCTTGCAATCATCTCTTTCATAACGACTGTATAGTTCCCTGGCTCGAGCAGGTGGCGTTTCTCTTCTATTTTATTCCATTTCTCTTACGTAATCATCTAAACTCAATATTTACAACTTTTGACATTGTATGTTTGGCGGTTAATGAGTGATCCAGATAACGTCTGTTTCAATTTATAGCTTGTGACATTAATTTCATGGTTTTGTGGTTCTGTACAGAAAGGCAGGGGTTCGCAAATTGAATTTCCACTAATAACTCCTGCTGCTGCTGTGTTTGGGTTCCTCCGGTTATACAGCACCTTTGAACtctgttactttttaaaatgaatatGCATGTGTTGCAATTAAAAAGTACTTCTGTAAAAATAATACAGCAGGCTTTCAGCTATATGCTCTTGTCAAACTCTTTGTTAATTATAACTTGATGACAAGAAAATGAATAGGATGGGAATAAAGAGCTGAAGTTAGTCATTGCTCAGCGAGGGATTGTCAGTTAGCATAAATGATGCTGTCAACCTGAAGTTCAAGTTCATGTTTTTTGTAGCTTTTCCAGTGTTAATATTATAAAACTTTAATCAAACAGAAAAAGCAACTGCTGTCACAATATATCTTAAAATCCATGGCAGATGCTTATTAATCTTTGTGCTGCTGTTTTCCACTAAAATGATTCCTGGAGGTGCATGTCCTTCATGAACTGACTTTTGCAAGTTTTTAATAGCTAACAATTACAACTAACAATAATttagagaaaaactaaaacaaaatcaGTCATTGAAACCATATTTTAAAACACGTTTGTAGAAGCATTCAGGAGCATGGCAAAAATGTCAACATCAAGTTGACTTCTTTGTGAAACTAATGAtgaattcccttttttttttgtttagcaatatgtataatatattaaGATACATTGACACAAAATTAAGTCAgtaaaatgttttagaaaaattattctcaaggctgcatttatttgatcagaaataaagaaaacggtaatattgcgaaatatcattgaaatttaaaatcatttttttcttttttaattcctgtgaagctgaattttcagcattgttactccagtcttcagtgtcacatgatccttcagaaactggGTTCTTAGTTCGCTAAATCTAAAACCATAATAAcaatttttgttaattgaaataaatttaACTTGCACTAAAATAACAATACATAACcaataactaataaataaaattaaacttaaGTTAACCTAGTTGGCAAAGCAACATTTTCATTTGGTTTGAATTTATGTaccaaattaatttaaattaaaactgaaaaaaaaaatattttttttttttaaaatgacaaatacaCAGCAAAATTACCAAAACTTTTAACTAAAATTCaaacagcaaataaaataaaatgaaaaataattgaATATTTGATTTTGAAAAATCCTCGATTGCATTCCACGGACGAGAATCCCTGAAACACATTATTAGACAAtttaccaaggctgcatgatatattaaaaccatttaaaaagctataataaagcataatgcacTTGTGCCTTTGtcgccctctgcagtcatttgttatgaTGCCCAATGGACGtaagctctattgtttataatacattatgtattttaacagtttttttaataaatgttaggAATGTAACATTTCAAAATCTCACGATATGATAATATCACAATATAAAGTCCACAATATGgtatttattgcgatatttaaaaaaaaattgagttagaaaaaattttacattttgtaaattttaaagttaaattatttgatctaatgcactttgagagatCAAaatacttctgaagcatcagtgagcatttgaaccatctgttgcatatgagtccctcagttgtcctcagtgtgaaaagatctcaaaattaGAGCTGCGACAACTAAttgataaaatcgattattatcgataatgaaaatcATCGACAAcaattctcattatcgattaatcaGGTCCGCCCACAGTGCGCGTACAACTTTAGAGGGTCatgtcaaattacagcactgaatgacgcatttctatggacaaaatgcatctagaaatagtggaggaaacagaatgagatgctgcagcagagttacgtgatccaaacTCTCCTAAACATGAGAATTCTTTATTTTAAGCTTTAAGCTAATAGCGTAAAAAGCAACCTTTGAGGTGCTTTGACAGATtcgtttgcatcctcagcatgaaaactttcagtttacggtcatatccttatctgtaaatgtcacaaattcacaaaaGCATTTCCATTTTTGCATTAAAGTCCAACCTGActgtctgtgttaagtttaaatctttactgaatgagcgtcagacaGCTGGAACACAGAGACTTTAATTGTGCTAAAATATGTTGTTGAATGTTACATTTAGGTTTAAAAGACTacatgtagtgcacatatttatgaAGAGTAGGAACTGTAAAGGGATAACAGCGTGTAATTATCTGATATATAAATATCAGACGCTTAATAGCCACCTTTTATATAAAGAAATGACAGTAAACGTGAACTCGTTCCTGCAGAACATTCCTCTTACCTTTTGGTTAACACTGAGTTTGTTTTTATTCGTCTTTATTATCTGTATTACGCTattcttttctgtttttaatgtagagaTTTAAACTTTGTTCACTTTATACAGTGCTTAACGAATTTAATAAAACTAATTCATTTAAGGTGTTTAACAAATTGTGTAAGGTTTGTGCCACTGCTGCTCCAAACTAACAGTATTGGTGATtaccaaaatcattttttagctttcTGTATTGGTTAGTCCTATAATATGCAATATGCAATAAGCTTTTTAGTAACAGGAGGCTATTTCTAATTTATTATTGCAGTTATCTATGAAAAAAAATAGTCAAGTGCTTTATAgtttttttcttcagatatttgtcttttctctttattacgaccAGTGGTTTAATAAATTAAGCACTGTTTTCATAACATTCAGTTGACACATTTGTTTGAAGGACATTGGGGATATTGtgatttttgtcaataaaataaaaatgagatttAAGCTAATTAATCCAAAAATAATCGACAAACTAATCGAAGctcaaaataattgttagttgcagccctactcaaaatcaaacagtcactgctggaaaagggtgcaaaaatgcaaaagatgctggaaagccaggaggatttttctaaagaacagtgctcagtttaactgttaagaACAAACAAGGattatgaacaaccatcacaaaaaaaaaaaaaaaacatttgtagaTCATCTAGGTAACTACACACAGTATTACTGTGATGTCTTTTATTGTGATTAGATGTCTtttacatcttttatgtaaaatatcttactcaggacagtactaaataaaaagtaacatgcattttgtatgatctctcttattttgttcaaaatattgctgcaaggggttcccaaactttcacaTGCCACAGTAGTTACATGATTTTTCTCTGTGTTTCCCAGCATGACACGTGTCCGGTGTGCAGGAAGAGTTTGAGCGGGCAGAACACAGCCACGGATCCGCCCGGCCTATCAGGGATGAATTTCAccccctcttcctcctcctcttcctcctcaagCTCTCCGAGCAACGAGAACGCCACCAATAACTCGTAAGAGCTCAGCTCACATC of Garra rufa chromosome 10, GarRuf1.0, whole genome shotgun sequence contains these proteins:
- the LOC141344230 gene encoding E3 ubiquitin-protein ligase RNF126-like; translation: MAEAPPRPCRFFCHRCSEEISPRLPDYICPRCESGFIEELPEEGSSENGSTSTASNDQNRPSFENVDQHLFTFPHGYGQFALGIFDEGFDFRGGLPAEDNRDAENRREREMASRQRYGARQPRGRHVPRRQGARHEGVPTLEGIIQQLVNGIIAPTAMPNMAMGPWGMLHSNPMDYAWGANGLDAIITQLLNQFENTGPPPADKEKIKNLPTVQITQEHVGAGLECPVCKEDYSAGENVRQLPCNHLFHNDCIVPWLEQHDTCPVCRKSLSGQNTATDPPGLSGMNFTPSSSSSSSSSSPSNENATNNS